One segment of Streptomyces sp. NBC_01463 DNA contains the following:
- a CDS encoding rhodanese-like domain-containing protein, giving the protein MSDIRDDSGSDSDDGRVGIDELLERVRAGYERLGPEEARAAAEEGALLVDIRYAELRARDGLIPGALVVERNELEWRLDPRGSHRAAQAVSHDLRVVVICNEGYASSLAAESLHRLGLHRATDLAGGFQAWRAAGLPVEV; this is encoded by the coding sequence GTGAGCGACATACGGGACGACAGCGGCAGCGACAGCGACGACGGCCGGGTCGGGATCGACGAACTCCTGGAGCGGGTCAGGGCCGGATACGAGCGGCTCGGCCCGGAGGAGGCGAGGGCGGCGGCCGAGGAGGGCGCGCTGCTCGTGGACATCCGTTACGCGGAACTGCGGGCGCGGGACGGGCTGATCCCGGGCGCCCTCGTCGTCGAGCGCAACGAGCTGGAGTGGCGGCTGGACCCGCGGGGCAGCCATCGCGCGGCACAGGCCGTGAGCCACGACCTGCGGGTGGTGGTGATCTGCAACGAGGGGTACGCGTCGAGCCTCGCCGCCGAATCGCTGCACCGGCTCGGGCTGCACCGGGCGACGGACCTGGCCGGCGGTTTCCAGGCCTGGCGTGCGGCGGGGCTCCCGGTCGAGGTGTGA
- a CDS encoding cysteine dioxygenase, whose translation MSASPSPVSVRTSSGPNAAELLDFVRRTAADSALIASLPLDPEGRTWVRLDGPGGSEAWLIGWPPGTGTGWHDHADSIGAFLTAAGTLKEHSLAARLPTDGWKTLELAEDIDRTRELTAGQGRAFGRHHVHEVLNESVTEHAVSVHAYYPPLPQIRRYSRTDAVLRLEHTERPEDWQ comes from the coding sequence GTGTCTGCCTCACCCTCCCCTGTCTCCGTACGTACGTCCTCCGGTCCGAACGCCGCGGAACTCCTCGACTTCGTCCGCCGCACCGCCGCGGACAGCGCGCTCATCGCCTCGCTCCCCCTCGATCCCGAGGGCCGTACCTGGGTCCGGCTCGACGGACCGGGCGGCAGTGAGGCCTGGCTGATCGGCTGGCCGCCCGGCACCGGCACCGGCTGGCACGACCACGCCGACTCGATCGGCGCCTTCCTCACCGCCGCCGGCACGCTGAAGGAGCACTCGCTCGCGGCGCGGCTGCCCACCGACGGCTGGAAGACTCTCGAACTGGCCGAGGACATCGACCGGACCAGGGAGTTGACGGCAGGTCAGGGCAGGGCGTTCGGCCGCCACCACGTCCACGAGGTGCTGAACGAGTCCGTCACGGAGCACGCCGTCTCCGTCCACGCGTACTATCCGCCGCTGCCGCAGATCCGGCGCTACAGCCGCACCGACGCGGTGCTGCGCCTCGAACACACCGAACGTCCGGAGGACTGGCAGTGA
- a CDS encoding FAD-dependent monooxygenase, with the protein MDPVIVVGAGPVGLVLSLALAAQGVPSVLLDEDPGRDETRPARTVVLREDTAALVERLGCKTLQDEGLRWSGWRSMRRRQLVRELPLGEGSPDGDPPAAPVHVPQHALVRGLRDAVASHELVQTARLSRIDTLEQDPDGVTVHTREPGSTWWRGSYLVGCDGARSTVRKLLDIRFPGRTAVERHAVAALRTELPWPGEAVLHRLPPWRTGGAEVTARPLPDGVWRLDWLLPPRGELVTPDVLVTRVRDTLAGWCGETPPYELLDTGVYTLHHRLARRWRVKRAFLAGDAAHLLGALGTQGLDEGLRDAENLAWKLALAWHQGASDVLLDSYQAERRAAVASRLRAADQSLPILRGGGGLRTLVPGSARGHDSLLTDGHLGCGPLGAPPSYSHSPLAPARAEAHTAVGTPPGAPVADVRVTAPDGTPVRLRDRLGQGHLLVVLVAPGTGVWDRRHWMRAGVMPRLVETVDGLPVKAELLVAESYPGASAHTVLLVRPDGHLVESFGGVHPAELLAAADAARGGAILTSVRSDRTADIN; encoded by the coding sequence GTGGACCCGGTGATCGTCGTCGGTGCCGGGCCGGTCGGCCTGGTGCTGTCGCTCGCCCTCGCGGCGCAGGGGGTGCCGTCCGTGCTCCTCGACGAGGACCCGGGCAGGGACGAGACGCGCCCGGCCCGCACGGTCGTGCTGCGCGAGGACACCGCCGCCCTGGTGGAACGGCTCGGCTGCAAGACGCTGCAGGACGAGGGGCTGCGCTGGTCCGGCTGGCGTTCCATGCGGCGCAGGCAGCTGGTGCGCGAGCTTCCGCTCGGCGAGGGTTCGCCCGACGGCGATCCGCCGGCCGCCCCCGTTCACGTACCGCAGCACGCCCTGGTGCGGGGGCTGCGGGACGCGGTGGCGTCGCACGAGCTCGTGCAGACGGCGCGGCTGAGCCGGATCGACACGCTGGAGCAGGACCCGGACGGGGTGACCGTGCACACCCGGGAGCCCGGTTCCACCTGGTGGCGCGGGAGTTATCTGGTCGGCTGCGACGGGGCGCGGTCCACCGTGCGCAAGCTCCTGGACATCCGCTTCCCCGGGCGTACGGCGGTGGAGCGGCACGCCGTCGCCGCACTGCGCACCGAGCTGCCCTGGCCCGGCGAAGCCGTGCTGCACCGGCTGCCGCCCTGGCGCACCGGCGGCGCCGAGGTCACCGCGCGGCCGCTGCCGGACGGGGTCTGGCGGCTGGACTGGCTGCTGCCGCCGCGCGGCGAGCTCGTCACACCGGACGTCCTGGTCACCCGAGTCCGGGACACCCTGGCGGGCTGGTGCGGCGAGACACCCCCGTACGAACTGCTGGACACCGGCGTCTACACGCTCCATCACCGGCTCGCCCGGCGGTGGCGGGTGAAGCGGGCCTTCCTGGCCGGGGACGCCGCCCATCTGCTGGGTGCGCTGGGTACCCAGGGGCTCGACGAAGGACTGCGGGACGCCGAGAACCTGGCGTGGAAGCTGGCGCTGGCCTGGCATCAGGGCGCGTCCGACGTACTCCTCGACAGCTACCAGGCCGAACGACGGGCCGCGGTGGCCTCGCGGCTGCGCGCCGCCGACCAGTCGCTGCCGATACTGCGCGGCGGAGGAGGCCTGCGGACCCTGGTCCCGGGGAGCGCACGGGGGCACGATTCGCTGCTCACCGACGGGCATCTGGGGTGCGGACCGCTCGGTGCGCCCCCGTCCTACTCCCATTCCCCCCTTGCGCCCGCTCGTGCCGAGGCGCACACCGCCGTGGGTACGCCCCCGGGTGCGCCGGTCGCCGATGTGCGGGTCACCGCGCCGGACGGAACGCCCGTACGGCTTCGCGACCGGCTGGGGCAGGGGCATCTGCTGGTGGTCCTCGTGGCGCCGGGAACCGGGGTCTGGGACCGGCGCCACTGGATGCGGGCCGGAGTGATGCCCCGGCTGGTCGAGACGGTCGACGGGCTGCCGGTGAAGGCCGAGCTGCTGGTCGCCGAGAGCTATCCGGGGGCCTCCGCGCACACCGTGCTGCTGGTGAGGCCGGACGGCCATCTCGTGGAGTCGTTCGGCGGGGTACACCCGGCGGAGCTTCTCGCGGCGGCGGACGCGGCGCGCGGCGGCGCGATTCTCACCTCCGTGCGCTCCGACCGGACCGCAGACATCAATTGA